The following are encoded together in the Bombus fervidus isolate BK054 chromosome 10, iyBomFerv1, whole genome shotgun sequence genome:
- the LOC139991667 gene encoding DC-STAMP domain-containing protein 2-like gives MAFFQLVLKANKLEKLRQSYEDEKLTSIEISKGIVKPVYTLKQQIRRRKIWFKKKVTHLLGKIFAILRDSWMYKKIVVIRTDGTLENYIAKSFAGFVGGIFLTYIFFIFFVFQLHFKLSSATFLCTIIGIILTLGLAFSFQVRCVVFLLLPQFFSKRGRQALMAYAFILALTGPVKNTMHNTGVLSESLACAQEQLKEAVKTVIDLAKQPFYALREAISKVIKMVKVVVKRIKQTLIAIKRVVLSILRVITAVFEWLGSIISICNKKLGTPFDRCQSVFEGAVADCKAKLGPIFGLVCNITYVVSSLCYIVKPLDFICMLVSYIADSVVGVVKSKIKKFTMHMKAMFYVKVKFSHSFHFETNQSRTMQDVSTNITTEIRSRTDKLFGFFDFMNFITSFFIFFIILRVLRYRYKWLTSERFDNRYITDDLRTIDLIRTHQDKETVLPLNRRERNKYVPLSSVILIKSERTKLSKSIIFLSLATVKLITYMLIDYCLYWVLNTIQLYGRFQSKVERPNVVTIHVSGDGYLADLYKSIVKAFTPHGQGTEIDTMLCLPDPVTPDFDKYTQILVLIFLCWLMAFFEPYGLRIRQVVMCQYYPERAKQRAAWLYNYIIRSRGNFLKFARRQLRRKFGLTEGEKIEKVTLKEKLWATFPLLNIFFPLKQKACLLCGTVERDEDPHVKCPTPGCIGLYCTQCFADLQNLCTICRSPMDYGDLSDMSEEKDSSEDQFEIPRRALLKRELELEEEEDKIMDKEGKMMGEEYEAMLGEEYETEEEEMLDKEYGAEDEEMSGEEYGAEDEEMSGEEYEVEDEEMMGEEYETEGEEMLGGEYGDKKILDTGYADEEILGERYENERIVETNSLKCTTLTVLIVPAYQDESPEEVEIEKTRKRFKDVEAQKIRDDVTIQIFNQPFVKESISGSESPTSGFVVRARRKVRAKLKKRPAIEVRDSDSSSSIADTESWPSEDVDEEEVIHIEIDGDSEELLPKDRKHRRKLGRINRIVDAVARIPWLGKGEV, from the exons ATGGCATTTTTCCAATTGGTTCTGAAAGCCAACAAATTGGAAAAACTGAGGCAAAGTTACGAGGATGAAAAACTGACATCGATTGAGATTTCGAAGGGTATCGTCAAACCTGTATATACTTTGAAGCAGCAAATtcgtcgaagaaaaatatg GTTTAAGAAGAAGGTTACACACCTCTTAGGCAAGATCTTTGCTATTTTAAGAGATTCTTGGATGTATAAAAAGATTGTTGTAATTCGTACCGATGGAACATTGGAAAATTACATAGCAAAAAGCTTCGCAGGATTCGTTGGTGGAATATTCTTGacgtacatatttttcatatttttcgttttccaATTGCATTTTAAGCTGTCGTCTGCGACGTTCCTCTGTACAATAATAGGAATAATTCTCACTCTTGGTCTTGCATTTTCTTTCCAAGTCCG atgCGTTGTGTTTCTTCTCTTGCCGCAATTTTTCTCGAAACGCGGAAGGCAAGCTTTAATGGCGTACGCGTTTATTTTAGCTTTAACAGGACCAGTGAAGAATACTATGCACAACACCGGTGTACTTTCAGAGTCACTAGCCTGTGCGCAA GAACAGTTAAAGGAAGCGGTAAAGACCGTCATAGATTTAGCAAAACAACCGTTTTACGCTTTGCGAGAAGCAATATCGAAAGTCATAAAGATGGTCAAAGTGGTCGTAAAGAGGATTAAACAGACTCTAATTGCGATTAAAAGAGTCGTTCTTAGCATAC TTAGAGTTATCACTGCGGTATTCGAATGGCTGGGAAGTATCATAAGTATATGTAACAAAAAGTTGGGCACACCTTTCGACAGGTGCCAAAGCGTTTTTGAAGGAGCAGTGGCGGATTGCAAAGCAAAATTGGGTCCAATTTTTGGATTGGTTTGCAACATAACTTACGTAGTCAGTAGTCTGTGTTACATAGTGAAGCCATTGGATTTCATTTGCATGCTTGTTTCCTATATCGCTGACAGCGTAGTTGGTGTCGTAAAGAGCA AAATTAAGAAGTTCACCATGCACATGAAAGcgatgttctacgttaaagTTAAGTTCTCCcattcgtttcatttcgaaaCGAACCAAAGCAGGACGATGCAAGACGTATCCACGAATATTACTACAGAGATACGCTCGAGAACAGACAAACTCTTTGGTTTCTTCGATTTCATGAATTTCATCACGTCctttttcatattctttaTCATACTCAG AGTGTTACGCTATCGTTACAAATGGTTAACCAGCGAGCGTTTCGACAATCGATACATAACCGACGATCTACGTACCATCGATTTGATAAGAACACATCAAGACAAGGAGACAGTTCTGCCACTGAATCGACGTGAACGAAACAAATACGTACCACTCTCTTCCgtcatattaataaaatccGAAAGAACGAAATTATCCAAATCTATCATATTCTTAAGCCTAGCTACGGTCAAACTTATCACGTACATGTTGATAGATTATTGTCTTTATTGGGTACTGAACACCATACAACTTTACGGAAGATTTCAAAGCAAA GTCGAACGACCAAACGTGGTAACTATTCACGTATCGGGCGATGGGTATTTAGCTGACCTTTATAAAAGTATCGTAAAAGCATTCACGCCACATGGGCAGGGAACAGAAATCGATACGATGCTTTGTCTTCCGGATCCTGTAACACCTGATTTCGATAAATACACTCAGATCCTCGTTTTGATCTTTCTTTGCTGGCTGATGGCATTTTTCGAGCCTTATGGTTTACGAATTAGACAGGTAGTCATGTGCCAGTATTATCCCGAGAGAGCAAAGCAGAGGGCAGCTTGGTTGTACAATTACATCATCAG GTCAAGGGGCAATTTTTTGAAGTTTGCTAGACGTCAATTGCGCCGAAAATTTGGCCTCACCGAAGGGGAAAAAATCGAGAAAGTGActttaaaagagaaattgtgGGCCACGTTTCCcttattgaatatatttttcccaTTGAAACAAAAAGCGTGTCTTCTATGTGGCACAGTGGAACGTGACGAGGATCCACATGTTAAATGTCCAACTCCTGGTTGCATTGGCCTATATTGTACGCAATGTTTCGCGGATTTGCAGAATTTGTGCACCATTTGTCGGTCACCGATGGACTATGGTGACTTGTCCGACATGAGTGAGGagaa AGACTCTTCGGAAGATCAATTTGAAATACCAAGAAGAGCGTTGCTAAAACGTGAATTGGaattggaagaagaagaagataaaataatgGATAAGGAAGGTAAAATGATGGGAGAAGAATACGAAGCAATGTTAGGCGAAGAATATGAAACTGAAGAGGAAGAGATGTTAGATAAAGAATATGGAGCGGAAGATGAAGAGATGTCAGGTGAAGAATATGGAGCGGAAGATGAAGAGATGTCAGGTGAAGAATATGAAGTGGAAGATGAAGAGATGATGGGTGAAGAATATGAAACTGAGGGTGAAGAAATGTTAGGTGGAGAATATGgagataaaaagatattagaTACAGGATATGCAGATGAAGAGATATTAGGAGAAAGATACGAAAATGAAAGG ATAGTTGAGACAAACTCATTAAAGTGTACTACATTAACCGTGTTAATTGTCCCAGCGTATCAAGATGAATCTCCTGAGGAAGTCGAAAtcgagaaaacgaggaaacgatTCAAAGACGTGGAAGCACAGAAAATTCGAGACGACGTAACAATCCAA ATATTCAACCAACCGTTCGTAAAAGAATCGATCTCGGGCAGTGAATCACCAACTTCTGGTTTCGTTGTCAGGGCACGTAGAAAAGTTCGTGCCAAATTAAAAAAGCGGCCGGCTATCGAGGTGAGAGATTCGGATTCATCAAGTTCGATTGCCGACACGGAATCCTGGCCGAGTGAAGATGTCGACGAAGAAGAAGTAATACACATAGAAATAGACGGCGATTCGGAAGAATTACTTCCGAAGGATAGAAAGCATAGAAGGAAACTAGGTCGTATAAATAGAATCGTCGATGCAGTTGCGAGAATTCCTTGGCTCGGTAAAGGAGAGGTATGA
- the LOC139991355 gene encoding uncharacterized protein, translated as MSTISEQTNRVSQTVSKGKTDYTKVTEPWIKQKYTKDDFSEYKDSKDLEQKNTELEENRKIKGITTKKIKDRMEPSEEIATICSDTDNTSLYDPTADLKLYGVDHKSRNRQATMEEAAGSKMQYSEVKPIISEGKLLKIDTGNKNTFFDKLIRKTKVDKTTDLSDKNKSIQTKLHKHDRRDNRIEKDTNIADARKFGELSKELNKASKRQKEKHRRRSKRRKRSGSEKSTLTDDEEIYPELKSRSKRSRRFVPETVEKGSEAEELKPHENEDYARESPSRSYGPDICKNCASNHPKMAKRKFEMPMVKRYLPMYQSPGLIEELKRHDRMRLIQEREIRKRRSGSSHRSSDAEDRKVDRSPAPDSSFKPKEKDGRLAYQESQAYKNVLREFQTRVGRQEVRKKARNRIPLICLSEKADKSKEVEQLYPCERQARRKPNVMKKFTHKMVAPFKPRKCKKHKCKTHSGDVKFEEMEIMYDCLCDAEVLSEASSICSCVKKTHKSGTLISADETSDNNESIQ; from the exons ATGAGCACTATATCGGAGCAGACAAATAGAGTTAGTCAGACTGTATCTAAAGGAAAGACAGATTATACAAAGGTGACAGAACCGTGGATCAAACAAAAGTATACGAAGGATGATTTTTCTGAGTACAAAGACTCGAAAGATCTGGAGCAAAAAAACACGGAATTAGAAGAAAACAGAAAGATAAAAGGCATAactacgaagaaaataaaggacAGAATGGAACCTTCGGAAGAAATTGCAACAATTTGTTCAGATACAGATAATACTTCATTATATGATCCAACAGcagatttaaaattatacgGTGTTGATCATAAATCGAGGAACCGACAAGCGACTATGGAAGAAGCTGCAGGATCTAAAATGCAATATTCGGAAGTGAAGCCAATAATCTCAGAAGGAAAACTTCTGAAAATTGAtactggaaataaaaatacatttttcgacAAGCTAATAAGAAAGACAAAGGTCGATAAAACCACCGATCTATCAGATAAAAACAAATCCATTCAAACAAAATTGCACAAACATGATAGAAGAGATAATCGTATTGAGAAAGATACAAATATCGCAGACGCAAGAAAGTTTGGTGAACTTTCTAAGGAGTTAAATAAGGCGAGTAAAAGACAGAAAGAAAAGCATCGTCGAAG GtcaaaacgaagaaaacgcAGTGGTTCAGAAAAATCAACGTTAACCGATGACGAAGAGATTTATCCTGAGCTTAAATCACGATCAAAAAGATCACGTCGATTTGTTCCCGAAACTGTTGAAAAAGGAAGCGAAGCAGAAGAATTGAAACCACACGAAAATGAAGACTATGCTCGTGAATCTCCATCGCGAAGTTATGGACCAGATATTTGTAAGAACTGTGCTTCCAATCATCCAAAGATGGCGAaacgaaaatttgaaatgcCTATGGTAAAAAGATACTTGCCTATGTATCAGAGTCCAGGACTGATCGAAGAATTGAAAAGGCACGATCGAATGAGATTAAttcaagaaagagaaattagaAAACGGAGAAGTGGAAGTTCTCATCGATCATCAGATGCGGAAGACCGAAAGGTCGATCGTTCTCCTGCACCTGATTCATCG TTTAaaccgaaagaaaaagatggcAGACTTGCTTATCAGGAGTCGCAAGCTTATAAAAATGTCTTACGCGAATTTCAAACAAGGGTTGGACGTCAAGAAGTTCGTAAGAAAGCTAGAAATAGAATACCGTTAATATGCTTGTCTGAAAAGGCAGACAAAAGTAAAGAAGTGGAGCAACTGTATCCATGTGAAAGACAAGCTCGACGAAAGCCGAATGTGATGAAGAAATTCACTCATAAAATGGTAGCACCATTCAAG CCGCGTAAATGTAAGAAACACAAATGCAAGACGCACAGCGGAGACGTAAAGTttgaagaaatggaaattatgTATGATTGCTTATGTGACGCAGAAGTTTTAAGCGAGGCATCTTCTATTTGTAGTTGCGTTAAAAAGACACATAAATCTGGTACTTTAATATCCGCCGATGAAACAAGTGATAATAACGAGTCAATCCAATAA
- the LOC139991668 gene encoding uncharacterized protein, with the protein MKHEHRPRTTRNSATIERLRKNNEQFDNRLKSNRLREKYNTVRTNIRKLHEEKGKRQSKKDNAFEEVKKKGHSRSLNNVKTDNRRMTGNVNIYICSETSENIQATSKQDKSQSCTESCSETTTEQSKVSSSKLITSIRNKRRKFQEQDSIDLLVKSEESNDDSTIYSSGPYGDSKNTLKVESCNFIDVYDNLDKDVRVSTDSILTECGCKDIDNSDTLMTIDKSDLSFEKSKFVICDKIEKPCSTIYTTKTLTDSESDGWSSNTICSSRNTDVCISSDAWSMEPNLNYRINDSEHRTLPIKASESICKYRKRDQGLIDRSNLRCSCKIRRPYSKTVNKESWMTCNCITEEEEDVCVDMKTTEKFEKPTVKEKETTTICRKPSEDLKETTTFVPCPKYSEDAEVLEKKKDTEELPEEEKVPTEPEEIKQPGETPPITPKFVPSRTIRPEVIVLKQLLKKPIQPKPVGIIDILEQSTKDTQT; encoded by the exons ATGAAGCACGAGCATCGACCACGTACCACTCGGAATAGTGCAACGATAGAACGATTACGTAAAAATAACGAGCAGTTTGATAATCGTTTAAAATCTAATCGCCTTcgggaaaaatataataccgtACGTacgaatattagaaaattacacgaggaaaaaggaaaacgtcAAAGTAAAAAAGATAACGCGTTCGAAGaagtaaagaaaaaaggaCACTCAAGATCATTAAACAATGTAAAAACTGATAATCGTAGGATGACTGGAAACGTGAACATTTATATCTGTTCGGAAACCAGCGAAAATATCCAA GCAACTAGTAAACAAGATAAATCTCAATCATGTACGGAATCATGTTCAGAAACGACGACGGAACAGTCAAAAGTTTCATCGAGCAAACTTATCACTTCAATTCGGAACAAGCGCAGAAAATTTCAAGAACAGGATTCGATCGATCTTCTTGTAAAAAGTGAAGAAAGTAACGATGACAGCACTATCTATAGCTCAGGTCCATACGGAGATTCCAAAAATACGCTAAAAGTAGAAAGCTGTAATTTTATCGACGTCTATGACAACCTTGACAAAGATGTCCGTGTAAGCACTGACTCTATTTTGACCGAATGTGGATGCAAGGATATCGATAATAGCGATACTCTCATGACGATTGATAAGTCAGACTTGTCGTTTGAGAAATCGAAATTTGTTATATGCGACAAAATAGAGAAACCTTGCTCCACGATTTATACAACGAAGACTTTGACAGACTCGGAGAGCGACGGATGGTCATCGAATACGATTTGCAGCAGTCGAAATACAGATGTATGTATTTCGTCCGACGCTTGGTCCATGGAGCCCAATTTAAATTATCGTATTAACGATAGTGAACATCGTACATTGCCTATAAAAGCTAGTGAAAGCATATGTAAATATCGTAAAAGAGATCAAGGGTTAATTGATAGGTCTAATCTGCGATGCAGTTGTAAAATCAGAAGACCTTATTCTAAGACAGTGAACAAAGAATCATGGATGACTTGTAATTGTATaacagaggaagaagaagatgtATGCGTCGATATGAAGACTACTGAAAAGTTTGAAAAGCCGActgtaaaagagaaagaaacaacAACTATTTGTCGTAAACCTTCAGaagatttaaaagaaacaacgaCGTTTGTACCATGCCCAAAATATTCTGAAGATGCGGAGGtcttggaaaaaaaaaaggatacagAAGAGTTGCCTGAGGAAGAAAAGGTACCTACTGAGCCAGAAGAAATCAAACAACCGGGTGAAACACCACCTATCACGCCAAAGTTTGTCCCATCGAGAACAATAAGACCTGAAGTAATTGTACTTAAACAGTTGTTGAAAAAACCTATACAACCAAAACCTGTAGgaattattgatattttgGAACAATCAACGAAAGATACG CAAACTTGA
- the LOC139991354 gene encoding uncharacterized protein: MRKAEKRTLEEKDDSKIKDTKTAEERELKKEDDSTIIDTKTAEGRELKKEDDSKIIDTKTVERRELKKEDDSKIIDTKKVEERRLKKEDDRKIKGMKKAEERELRKEDDSKIKDTKKAEERELKKEDDSKIKDTKKAEERELKKEDDRKIKDTKKAEERELKKEDDSKIKDTKKAEERELKKEDDSKIKDTKKAEERELKKEDDSKIKDTKKAEERELKKEDDSESKDTKKAEKSELEKEGDSESKDTKIIQQILRPSLLFKGLKMITGRTEQPKPKPEGFVEPASPDVIIDKTDKIPEIETSEFPEKSKDDAKEEEKSIPSKLFAYMPKKIPIPTKVPIPIKIPIPIKIPVPMKIPMLKKILTPKKNDEPESNTDNSKKQSVNKENKNNNKNPNIANSIKPPVYEENKKNNKDNPGSNPSQSIKGEIKNNAEHKINSNVSKRNPNKTNLLITNNKNSPVSPIQNVGIQLGNQGNPKNDKKISETQDVPKNREIHESLTKPQLEKGNYVEEEKELEPQITKTREDKSGEKMNVIVHPEKESIAVSTQPDQFDSRMICTNTNPSYTKYTGITDYITTEKSTCNCYYLPMRQYNNEPINYPKSCLKKERSCYHTISQESNRANPFRDKKTWEECSCRRIIPCNNFCRSRNECSCRLMVNCVNCYKPQNKCNCKLIYERKSSSGYMKSMFCLYCDKPRDKCTCMATARKCSYCELPIDMCMCKEQKTICDGRPVLTESNNDRTMYVTAWKPREEVRRYFSRNLTDLKTDSIINECCCCEKLKQHNSDDLPYQRLSVFSDVMDELQQKIIESTCCARCQKVPCCCNVSVERDERREDRKIKYCISPKTRRKIIAVCMEKAKNKSLNNCKYESNHAKSDKQKKVLVALCCVCKATPCRCKRSKSSQKKLKAKCYYCKNSPCICIAARERNKSRPCRCTDSPCRTKEKESTSYGKTSTKPKNNDEKTICVH; this comes from the exons ATGAGAAAAGCTGAGAAGAGAACattagaagaaaaagacgACAGCAAAATTAAAGATACGAAAACAGCAGAAGAGAGAGAGTTAAAGAAAGAAGACGATAGTACAATTATAGATACGAAAACAGCAGAAGGGAGGGAGTTAAAGAAAGAAGACGATAGTAAAATTATAGATACGAAAACAGTAGAACGGAGGGAGTTAAAGAAAGAAGACGATAGTAAAATTATAGATACGAAAAAAGTAGAAGAGAGAAgattaaagaaagaagatgaCAGAAAAATTAAAGGTATGAAAAAAGCAGAGGAGAGAGAGTTAAGGAAAGAAGACGACAGCAAAATTAAGGATACGAAAAAAGCAGAGGAGAGAGAGTTAAAGAAAGAAGACGACAGCAAAATTAAGGATACGAAAAAAGCAGAGGAGAGAGAGTTAAAGAAAGAAGACGACAGAAAAATTAAGGATACGAAAAAAGCAGAGGAGAGAGAGTTAAAGAAAGAAGACGACAGCAAAATTAAGGATACGAAAAAAGCAGAGGAGAGAGAGTTAAAGAAAGAAGACGACAGCAAAATTAAGGATACGAAAAAGGCAGAAGAGAGAGAGTTAAAGAAAGAAGACGACAGCAAAATTAAAGATACGAAAAAAGCAGAAGAGAGAGagttaaagaaagaagatgaCAGCGAAAGTAAAGACACGAAAAAAGCAGAGAAGAGCGAGTTAGAGAAAGAAGGCGACAGCGAAAGTAAAGACACGAAAATCATCCAACAAATATTGAGACCATCGCTTCTTTTCAAAGGCTTAAAAATGATTACAGGTAGAACAGAACAACCAAAACCAAAGCCTGAGGGATTCGTGGAACCTGCATCGCCTGATGTTATTATCGATAAAACTGATAAAATTCCTGAAATAGAAACTAGCGAATTTCCAGAGAAATCTAAAGACGATgcaaaagaagaggaaaaatctATTCCCTCTAAACTGTTCGCATATATGCCGAAAAAAATACCTATACCGACAAAAGTACCTATACCGATAAAAATACCTATACCGATAAAAATACCTGTACCAATGAAAATACCTATGCTGAAGAAAATACTTACACCGAAGAAAAATGATGAACCTGAATCGAATACagataattcaaaaaagcAGTCTGTAaacaaggaaaataaaaataacaataaaaatccGAATATagctaattcaataaaacCGCCTGtatacgaagaaaataaaaagaacaataAAGACAATCCTGGTTCCAATCCTTCGCAATCCAtcaaaggagaaataaaaaataatgcagaacataaaataaattctaatgTCAGTAAAAGAAAtccaaataaaacaaatttactaattactaataacaaaaattcgcCTGTTTCGCCAATTCAAAATGTTGGTATTCAATTAGGAAATCAAGGAAATCctaaaaacgataaaaaaatatctgaaaCTCAAGACGTGCCTAAAAATCGCGAAATTCATGAATCGTTGACGAAACCACAGCTTGAGAAGGGAAACTAcgttgaagaagaaaaagaacttGAACCGCAGATTACTAAAACTCGAGAAGACAAGTCAGGTGAAAAAATGAATGTTATTGTGCATCCTGAAAAAGAATCTATCGCGGTATCTACGCAACCTGACCAATTCGACTCTCGTATGATATGTACAAACACAAACCCAAGTTATACAAAGTATACGGGCATTACCGATTACATTACAACCGAAAAAAGCACATgcaattgttattatttaccGATGCGTCAATACAATAACGAACCTATAAATTATCCTAAAAGttgcttgaaaaaggaaagatcCTGTTATCATACTATTTCTCAAGAAAGTAATCGTGCGAATCCATTCCGTGATAAAAAAACCTGGGAGGAGTGTAGTTGTAGAAGAATAATTCCTTGCAACAATTTTTGTAGATCACGCAACGAATGcag TTGTAGATTGATGGTAAACTGCGTAAACTGTTACAAACCTCAAAATAAATGCAactgtaaattaatttacgaaAGGAAGAGCAGCAGCGGGTACATGAAATCGATGTTTTGTCTTTATTGCGATAAACCTCGCGACAAATGCACGTGTATGGCGACAGCACGAAAATGTTCGTACTGTGAACTGCCCATAGATATGTGCATGTGTAAGGAGCAGAAAACAATTTGCGATGGAAGACCGGTCCTCACTGAGTCTAATAACGATCGCACTATGTACGTCACTGCGTGGAAGCCTAGAGAAGAAGTACGACGTTACTTTTCTAGGAACTTGACCGATCTTAAAACCGATTCCATCATCAATGAATGCTGCTGCTGCGAGAAGCTTAAGCAGCATAACTCCGATGACCTTCCTTATCAACGATTGAGCGTTTTTTCTGACGTGATGGATGAATTACAGcaaaaaataatcgaatctACGTGTTGTGCGCGATGCCAAAAAGTTCCTTGCTGTTGTAATGTTAGTGTAGAGAGAGATGAGAGAAGAGAAGATAGAAAGATAAAGTATTGTATCAG CCCTAAAACACGACGCAAGATTATCGCCGTATGTATGGAAAAAgcgaaaaataaatcattgaaTAATTGCAAGTATGAGTCTAATCACGCTAAGAGCGACAAACAGAAAAAAGTATTAGTGGCCCTTTGTTGTGTTTGCAAAGCAACACCCTGTAGATGCAAGAGATCTAAATCCAGTCAGAAAAAGCTGAAAGCGAAATgttattattgtaaaaattcacCGTGCAT CTGCATTGCGGCCAGAGAGCGCAACAAGTCGAGGCCATGCAGGTGCACTGATTCACCTTGCCGtacgaaagagaaggaaagcaCATCGTATGGAAAAACATCTACGAAACCGAAGAACAATGACGAAAAGACAATTTGCGTGCACTAA
- the LOC139991336 gene encoding cysteine dioxygenase type 1 yields the protein MQVYSEDPGSPCVPRDKLLNEKNSLTLRELIDGLHEAFETDYVNIDRVQYLMASYRSNSAEWKKYAKFDRYRYTRNLVDEGNGRFNLMILCWGEGHGSAIHDHANAHCVMKILQGELFETRYAWPTQREKPEELQELEKNTLGLNQICYINDSLGLHRVENPSTVNPAISLHLYSPPFSSCSVFNKQTGQKSSCKVTFWSKYGDKRNREIQDARCPEDN from the exons ATGCAAGTGTACAGTGAAGATCCTGGATCACCCTGTGTTCCTCGTGATAAACTACTAAACGAGAAGAATTCTTTAACTCTTCGGGAACTCATAGATGGTTTACACGAAGCTTTTGAAACTGACTACGTGAATATAGACAGGGTTCAATATCTAATGGCCTCGTACAGAAGCAACTCCGCAGAATGGAAAAAATACGCAAAATTTGACAGATACAG GTATACAAGAAATTTAGTCGATGAAGGAAATGGAAGGTTCAATCTAATGATTCTATGTTGGGGAGAAGGTCATGGTTCAGCAATACATGATCATGCGAATGCACATTGCGTAATGAAAATTCTCCAAGGTGAACTCTTTGAG ACACGGTACGCGTGGCCTACACAGCGTGAGAAACCAGAAGAGCTACAAGAATTGGAAAAAAATACCCTCGGTCTTAATCAGATATGTTATATCAATG ATTCTTTGGGACTTCATCGAGTTGAAAATCCAAGTACCGTGAATCCTGCTATTTCTTTACACTTGTATTCACCACCGTTCTCTTCCTGTTCCGTCTTCAATAAGCAAACTGGACAAAAAAGCTCGTGTAAAGTTACATTTTGGTCGAAATACGGAGATAAGCGAAACCGC GAAATCCAAGATGCTAGGTGCCCTGAGGATAACTAA
- the Sdhaf3 gene encoding succinate dehydrogenase assembly factor 3: protein MSNLSHVQRVRILYKAILRLHRGLPAEIQAVGTSYVQDEFRRHKNCDEATAAIFLNEWTEYAIMLTKQLGLKGPHTAKPLGKNLKEEDLDKFRNEQMYQLYELMIAATGKSNNDGEDK from the exons atgtcCAATTTATCTCATGTACAACGTGTTAGAATATTGTACAAAGCAATTTTAAGGTTACATCGTGGTTTGCCAGCTGAAATTCAAGCTGTAGGAACCAGTTATGTTCAAGATGAGTTCAGAAGACATAAAAATTGTGATGAAGCTACAGCAGCTATATTTTTGAATGAATGGACA GAGTATGCTATAATGCTTACTAAACAACTTGGACTAAAAGGGCCTCATACAGCTAAGCCTCtaggtaaaaatttaaaagaagaagatttaGACAAATTTAGGAATGAACAAATGTATCAATTGTATGAGCTAATGATTGCAGCTACTGGTAAAAGTAATAATGATGGAGAAGACAAATAG